Proteins encoded together in one Colius striatus isolate bColStr4 chromosome 3, bColStr4.1.hap1, whole genome shotgun sequence window:
- the CARD11 gene encoding caspase recruitment domain-containing protein 11 isoform X2 — protein MDDCLETLKDEEEALWENVECNRHMLSRYINPAKLTPYLRQCKVIDEQDEDEVLNSLMLPSKINRAGRLLDILHTKGQRGYVVFLESLEFYYPELYKLVTGKEPTRRFSTIVVEEGHEGLTHFLMNEIIKLQQQVKTKDVQRCELLAKSRQLEDERKQLKLNKIELLTFQERYNKMKEERNNYNDELVKVKDENYNLAMRYAQLSDEKSMAVIRSRDLQLEIDQLKHRLNKVEEECKLERNQSLKLKNDIENRPKKEQVLELERENEMMKTKIQELQSIIQADKRSLPDTDKAILDILEHDRKEALEDRHELVNKIFNLQEEIRHVEDLRDKYLEEKEDLELKCSTLGKDCEMYKHRMNTVMIQLEEVEKERDQAFRSRDEAQTQYSHCLIEKDKYRKQIRELEERNDELRIEVVRKEACIVNLECKLRRLSKDNNFHDQSLPRNLPITIISQTFGTPSPKANGQEADDSSTSEESPEDNKFFLPDQARLKRRVNLKGIQINPRAKSPVSTNKASEFQAVRAQDEDGADASNGRTDTSSSVSISNSISSCEVGKIQTLRNRNDSIMSTTPEPPGNDSIVRRCKEDAPHCSLVEEDNDSFGYDALELDDDSHDRQSHGAPSVHSSSSSHQSEGLDAYDLEHVNSIFRKFSLERPFRPSVTSVGRIRNSCHTVQRVTLNGDSLNSEITLLGGNDRGSFISSVKTGSLAEKAGLREGHQILLLEGCIKGENQSVPLDTCTKEEVHWTIQRCSGPVTLQYKSNHEGYRKLLSELEEGLITSGDSFHIRLNLNISSQLDCCSLSVKCDEVVHILDTMYQGMCEWLCARVDPFTDRDLETGTIPSYSRAQQLLLVKLQRLMHRGSKDETESSYNTLRALRNTLQPEEPAPQNDPKTSPRLSRASFLLGQILQFVSRSENKYKRMNSNERVRIVTGWPSGLARTSSEAKKLSPDKLEDLDSESEINKRLSLIPYSLVRPIHCERRRPVLFTPTMLAKTLVQKLLNSGGALEFNICKPDIVTKEEFLRKQRTETIIFSREKNLNTYECIVPANIEAVTAKNKHCLLEAGISCTKDLIKAKIYPIVLFIRVSEKNIKRFRKLLPKPETEDEFLRMCRLKEKELEALPCLYASVEADAWSSIEDLIRTIKDRIGEEQRKTIWIDEDQL, from the exons TGGAGGAGGGACATGAAGGCCTTACCCATTTCCTAATGAATGAGATCATTAAGCTTCAGCAGCAAGTAAAGACAAAAGATGTGCAGCGCTGTGAACTGTTGGCTAAGTCTCGCCAGTTGGAGGATGAGCGAAAGCAGCTAAAACTGAACAAGATAGAGCTGCTGACCTTCCAGGAGAGGTACAACAAgatgaaagaagagaggaaCAACTACAATGATGAGCTGGTCAAGGTGAAAGATGAGAACTACAATCTGGCCATGAGATATGCCCAGTTGAGTGACGAGAAGAGCATGGCTGTGATAAGGAGCCGAGACCTCCAGTTAGAG ATTGACCAGCTGAAACATCGCTTGAACAAGGTGGAAGAGGAATGCAAGCTGGAGAGAAACCAGTCTTTGAAGCTGAAAAATGATATTGAAAACCGACCAAAAAAAGAACAGGTTCTGGAACTGGAGCGAGAAAATGAGATGATGAAGACTAAAATCCAGGAGTTACAGTCCATCATTCAG GCTGACAAGCGAAGTTTGCCAGATACGGATAAAGCCATTTTGGATATCCTGGAACATGACCGTAAGGAGGCACTAGAAGATCGTCATGAGTTGGTCAATAAGATCTTCAATCTCCAAGAGGAGATTCGTCATGTGGAGGACTTGAGAGACAAG TATCTcgaagaaaaagaagatttgGAGCTAAAGTGTTCAACATTAGGGAAAGACTGTGAGATGTACAAGCACCGTATGAACACTGTGATGATACAGCTGGAAGAGGTGGAAAAGGAGCGAGACCAG GCATTTCGCTCACGAGATGAGGCTCAGACACAGTATTCACATTGTCTGATTGAAAAAGATAAATACAGGAAGCAAATTCGagagctggaggagagaaaTGATGAACTCCGAATCGAGGTGGTTCGGAAAGAAGCTTGTATTGTTAACCTAGAGTGCAAACTCCGACGGCTCTCTAAGGACAATAACTTTCATGACCAG AGCCTGCCACGGAATCTACCCATTACCATTATCTCCCAGACCTTTGGGACTCCTAGCCCAAAAGCCAATGGTCAGGAAGCAGATGACTCCTCCACTTCTGAAGAGTCTCCAGAAGACAACAAATTCTTCTTGCCTGATCAAGCTCGACTCAAGAGAAGAGTAAATCTAAAGGGAATCCAG ATAAATCCAAGAGCTAAATCCCCTGTCAGCACGAACAAAGCATCAGAGTTTCAAG CAGTCAGAGCACAGGATGAAGACGGGGCTGATGCCAGCAATGGCCGCACGGACACAAGTTCCTCTGTTTCCATCAGTAACTCCATCAGCAGCTGTGAAGTCGGCAAAATT caaacccTGAGAAATCGCAATGATAGTATCATGTCTACCACTCCTGAGCCTCCAGGAAACGATTCAATAGTCCGACGCTGCAAGGAGGACGCCCCTCATTGCAG CCTGGTTGAAGAGGATAATGACAGCTTTGGATATGATGCTTTGGAGCTAGATG atgataGTCATGACAGGCAATCACATGGAGCACCTTCAGTGcactcttcctcttcttctcatCAGTCAGAAGGCCTGGATGCATATGATCTTGAGCATGTCAACTCCATATTTAGAAAGTTCTCTCTGGAAAG ACCTTTTCGTCCCTCTGTCACATCTGTTGGTCGCATTAGAAACTCCTGCCACACTGTCCAGCGCGTGACGCTGAACGGAGACAGCCTCAATTCAGAAATCACTCTGCTTGGGGGTAATGATAGAGGGAGCTTTATTAGCTCTGTCAAGACAGGATCACTTGCAGAGAAAGCAGGCCTTCGGGAGGGCCACCAAATCCTACTG TTGGAGGGCTGCATCAAAGGGGAAAATCAGAGCGTTCCCTTGGATACTTGCACAAAGGAAGAAGTTCACTGGACAATTCAGAGGTGCAGTGGTCCAGTAACACTCCAGTATAAATCAAATCACGAAG gtTACCGGAAACTGCTGTCAGAGCTGGAAGAAGGGCTGATCACATCAGGGGACTCATTTCATATCCGCTTGAACCTGAACATCTCCAGCCAGCTGGACTGCTGTTCTCTGTCAGTGAAATGTGATGAGGTGGTTCACATTCTTGACACCATGTACCAGGGGATGTGTGAGTGGCTGTGTGCCAGAGTCGATCCGTTCACAGACAGGGACCTGGAAACAGGGACCATTCCCAGCTACAGCAG AGCCCAGCAACTTCTTTTGGTGAAGCTGCAGCGGTTGATGCACAGAGGAAGCAAGGATGAGACAGAAAGCTCATATAATACTCTTCGGGCACTCCGG AATACACTGCAGCCAGAGGAACCTGCCCCACAGAATGACCCGAAAACCAGCCCTCGCCTGTCCAGAGCAAGCTTTCTTTTGGGACAAATATTACAG TTTGTCAGTAGGTCTGAAAACAAATATAAGCGTATGAATAGCAATGAAAGAGTCCGTATTGTCACTGGCTGGCCCTCTGGTCTGGCACGAACCTCATCTGAAGCAAAGAAGCTGTCGCCTGATAAACTTGAAG ATTTGGATTCCGAAAGTGAAATCAATAAGAGGCTCAGTCTGATCCCTTATAGCTTGGTGAGGCCAATCCACTGTGAGCGCAGGCGCCCCGTCCTTTTCACCCCCACCATGCTTGCTAAGACCTTGGTACAGAAGCTTCTCAACTCTGGAGGTGCCCTGGAATTCAACATATGCAAGCCAG ATATTGTAACAAAGGAGGAGTTCTTAAGGAAGCAAAGAACAGAGACTATCAtcttcagcagagaaaagaatCTGAACACGTATGAATGTATTGTACCTGCCAATATTGAGGCTGTCACTGCCAAG AACAAGCATTGTCTCCTGGAAGCTGGAATAAGCTGCACAAAGGATTTAATCAAAGCCAAGATATATCCTATTGTTCTCTTTATCAGAGTCTCAGAGAAAAACATCAAGAGGTTCAG GAAACTATTGCCAAAGCCAGAGACTGAAGATGAGTTTTTACGTATGTGCCGTCTGAAGGAGAAGGAACTGGAAGCACTGCCGTGTCTTTATGCCTCTGTAGAGGCAGATGCATGGAGCAGTATTGAAGATCTTATCCGAACAATAAAAGACAGGATCGGAGAAGAGCAGCGTAAAACCATCTGGATAGATGAAGATCAGCTCTAA